The genome window GGATCGTGCGGTTTCTGGTTTTCGTTTGGGGGCGATTGCCCGCCGATGTTGAAAGGGTAGCTTCCATAAGTAGGATTGAGGTCTTTAATTACTCCAGGGTTAGTTCTTCCGTTTCGCTTTCGTTTGCTTTGAGTTTCGCGTTTTCTTCGTCCACCAGACGGTTAATATCTTTCATAACCTCAAAGAATATCACCAGTTTATCCAGCGGAATTTGCTCCCGCACAACCTGATTAAAGAGTAGGACGCCTTCGCGGGCCATCTCCCGTTTCTTTTTACCTTCTTCGGTCAGCAGAATCCGAACAAAACGTTTGTCGCTGCCATCGACCTCCCGGCGAATGAGGCCGCGCTCTTCCAGATTTTTCAGCATCCGAACCAGGCTGCGCGGCTCCATGCCCAGCAACGGGCCGATTTTGGTGGCTGGCGTACCTTGTTCCAGGTCAATATTTAGCAAAACATAGCCAATGGACATGGTAATGCCGAAGCGAGCGGCATAGGCATTGTACATTCGGGAAATTGAATGCCATGCCCATTTAATGTGAAAGTCAACGGTTTTTTCCTTCTTCATATTTAGTGTCGCTCTGCTCTCCGTTTAACTACGGTACTGTAAAGCTACCAAAATAGAGAGATATTATGCAAGCATACTATTGAAGAAAAAAGGATAAAATATAGGAAAGGTAGGAGTAGAGTAAGAAGAATGGGTAGTTTAGGCCGGAATTTAGCTCAAGAAGTCAACTGCCGCAGGGAGCGTTCCAGCCGCTTGAGGGCATTGAGTCGGTCGTGGGGGCGGTAGGCTAATTCCACAACCGCGCGGGTGCCTCCCTTGGAACTCGTTTGCCATTCGATGTGCCCACCGATTAGGGCCACCCGCGATTCAATATTGCCAATGCCCAGTCCACGGCGGGCTTTTTCGTAGTCAAAACCATCGCCGTCATCTTCGTACAATAAGTGGAGTATTCCTCCTCTAAGCTGCAATAAAATCCTTACCTGCTGGGCGTTGGCGTGCTTGAGGGTATTGTTCAATAACTCCTGCGTAATTCGGTACAGCATCAATTCCGTTTCGGAGTCGAGGCGGGCCGGTAAGCTATCCGCTGAAAAACGAATCTTCAGGGTAGACTCATCGATGCGGGATAAAAGTTCTTCCACGGCGGCTTCGTAGCCATACTGTTCCAGGGTTCGGGGACTAAGCTCGCGGAGCAGGCTGCGAACATCGGTGATGATTTCGCTGATCAGTTGCCTCGCTTGATCGCCGAGCGAACCGGAGCGGTGCGGATTCGTAGGAGAATCGGTAGCAATTCGGCTAATGTAAAGCTTCAACGTAGCCAGACGGGTACCAATTTCGTCGTGCAGATCCCGGGAAAGGTTCTTTTTAATCTGTTCCTGTAATTCAACGGCCAGTCGGACTTTCTGCTGCTGTTGCCAACGAATGCGGTTTTCGCGCCGGCGCAACCAGACGTATCCAATAGCGCCCAGAAAAAAAGAAACTAAACTAATAAACCAGATGGTTTGCCAGAAAGGAGGCTTGATGGTAATGTGGAGTTGGTGTGTTTTTTTGCTCCACTGCCCATCTTTATTTGCAGCCCGCACCTGAAAGGTATACGTCCCCGGTGGAAGGTTGGCGTACCGAACGTAGGTGTCAGAACCCGCCTTAACCCAATTTTTGTCGTAAGGCTCGAGCTTGTATTGATAATTGTTATTGCCACTGCTATAAAAATCCAGAGCGGCATACTCAAGTGCAATTGTATTGCGGTTGTAGGGTAATTCAATCTGACTGGCTTCTCCGACGTACTGATCCAGGCGGTATGGCTCCTCATTAACGAGCAATTTATAGACATAAACGCTTGGTAAATACGGGCTATTTCGGAAATGCTCGGGATAAAAACGATTAAACCCGTTGACGCCACCAAAAAACAATTCACCATCGGTTGTTCGGCAATAAGCGTTGCCGTTAAACTCATAGCCCTGCAAACCATCCGACAAATCGAAGTTTTTAAAAGCAAGCGTCTGGGGGTCAAAACGGGCCAGACCACGGTTGGTACTAACCCATAATTTTTGCGTATGATCGGGAATGACGGCGTAGATAAACTCATTGGCTAAGCCATTTTGCTCGCCAAAAAGCTGTATTTTACCCGTCTTTAGGTTTAGTCCGGCCAAGCCTTTGTCCGTAGCCATCCATAAGATCTGACGGATTTTATCTTCGTAAAAATGCAGGATAGAAAAGCCTTCAAGGCCCTTCAGAGCCCGCTGGGTAGTACCCTCTAGCGGAGGTTTTTCAAAGCAGAAGAAACCAGACAGGTACGTGCCCACCCAAAGCCGGCCCTTGCTGTCGCGGTAAAGGCTAAAAATATTTTTTTCTTTTAAAGCCGCAACTTGGGTCAGCTTTCTCTCTGGAATATTAAGCTGGAACATGCCGTCTTCGGTGGCCGCCATCAAGGTGTTTGCATCGACCGTGACCAGCCCACGCACGAAGTTTTCCATGACCTGGCTATCATGCTTATCGGGAAGCCAAATCTTGTCAAACTGCTCCGTGTTTGGGTTAAAAGCAAAGACGCCTCCAACCGTTCCAACCCAGATGCGTCCCGTTGGATCTTTGTGGAGCGATTTGATGAGATTGCGAGAGGGAAGGTTCCCACCCTGAATTTGGGTCAAATAACGCTTGGTGATTTGGTTATTCACCCGATCTAGAACATCAATTCCCCGCTCGGTGGCGATCCAGATTTCTTTAGAAGACGTTTCGAGAAAGCTTCGAATTACGTTGCTACTCAGCACGGCCTGTGTCTGGTTGCGCTGCGTTTGCTGGCGGTTATAAATGCCATCGAAGCGGTAATGTTCCGGCAAAATCCGGGCTAATCCATCGGGGTCGGTATTGGCCCAGACCATGCCTGCTTTATCAACGTATACTTTACTGATTTCGTAATCCGTAAGATGCTTTGGAATGTTGGTAAAATCCGTCAGCTGCGTAAAGGCGCCCGAACTTTTGTCGTAAAGCCAGATGCCGGTTCGTTGTGTGCCAATCCAGAGCCGTCCCTGTTGATCTTCTTCGATGGAATAAATAGTGCCCAGCGGTTTTTGACCGGGAGGAGCGATATTTTGCAGTTTTTTGGTTGACGGTTCGAATCGGAGCAGTCCATCGGTAGTGCCAAGCCAGACAACATCCAGGAGGGGTTCGGGGTAAAACGAGAATATAGTTTGCGGAATCCCAAATTCATTGCTCGGATAATCGCTGAAGTAGCGGTGTACTTTCCTGGTATGCTGGTTGTAGCAGACTATTCCTTTGGGCGCATGAAGCCAAACCATCCCGGAAGGCGTTCGAATGGTTGAGTTTGGCTGGTCGTATTCGTGGGGCGGCTTAAGATCCGGGTGAAGGATCTGCTTCTTTTTGGTTTTCAGATCATAAGAAACCAGGCCATCCAGTTCACTGAGGTAGAGCAGTTCGCGGGCATCAGCGTAAAAAGGCAGTGCATTTTCTTTGATGGCTTTTCCATTTTTATCGTATACGTGCAAGTGGGAAAAGCGGTTACTAGCGCGGTCGTATCGATTAAGGCCATTTTCCGTACCCAGCCAAAGGTTGCCGCCACCATCTTCGACAATTCCGAAAATGTTGATTCCTGTGATGGATGTTGTATCATTATGAGCCGGGCGGTAATGCTGAAAACGGTGGCCGTCGAAGCGATTAAGCCCGTCCTGAGTACCCAGCCAGAGAAAGCCCCGACTGTCGTGCAGCATGTGGTAGACAGAACCCTGGGTCAGCCCGTTATCGACGCCAATGTGATCAATGCGAAAAGCCTGCGATGACCGGGGTTGAGCAAAAGCAGAAATCAATGGGCCTGTTAGCAAGTAAATCGCCAGTAAAGCGAGCCCAATTGATCTCCAGCATAGTTTCATGATTTATTTAATCGGTAAAGGACTGGTAAGTTAACAGTTTTACCGATTACCTACAAATCAAACCTTGGTTAGAGTCAGTCTATTCCAGTTAGTTATGGGCAGTTAGGCTTGTAATCGCTTCTATTTATAACGAACTTTATAGCCTGATTTTACCTTACTACCATCAGCAATATGCTAAAACCAACGCTAATTGGATTGTCCCTTATGTTGACAGCCTCGCTTGCTCAAGCTCAGTTGAAATACCCCCAGACCCGCCAGGTAGACCAGACAGATGATTACCACGGTACCAAGATTACCGACCCTTATCGTTGGCTCGAGGATGATCGGTCGGCGGAAACGGGCGCGTGGGTAAAGGCCCAGAATGAAGTTACCTTCGGTTATCTGGAACAAATTCCCTACCGCAGGCAGTTGCAGGAGCGCCTCGAGAAAGTTTATAATTACCCGAAGTATTCAGCTCCATCGCGAAAAGGAGAGTGGTTCTATTTTTACAAAAATGATGGCTTGCAAAATCAATCGGTTTTGTACCGCCAGAAAGGATTGAACGGAGCGCCGGAAGTGGTGATTGATCCGAATAAACTCTCGGCGGATGGCACCACCCGACTTACGGTATTTAGTCTGTCAAAAGACGGTCGTCACTCCATCGTTGGATTCTCTAAATCGGGTTCCGACTGGCAGGAATACCAAGTGATGGACATGGCAACCAAAGCGTATTTGTCCGACAAAATTGAGTGGGTAAAAGTATCGGGTGCGGCCTGGCAGGGCGATGGGTTTTATTATAGCCGGTACCCCAAGCCCGAAGGTTCGGCGTTAGCAGCTAAAAACGAAAACCACCAGGTTTATTTCCATAAAATGAACACGCCCCAGTCGGCAGACCGGCTGGTATTTGAAGACAAAGCGAATCCGCAGCGGTTTAATGTTGCCTATACATCCGAAGACGAACGATTTGTTTTTCTAAGCGTTAGTGATCGCGGTAAGGGGCTGGATGGCAACGCTTTATTCATGCTGGATGCAAAGGCTGGACAAAAAGATTTTACGCCCGTCGTAGCCGAAATTACGAATTTTAGCTACAGCGTAGTGGATAACGACGGCGACCAACTGATTGTGTCGACCAATGAGAAAGCGCCCAATAGCAAAGTGCTTTCGTACGATCCTAAGCAAAAGAAATTTTCGGTTTTGATTCCTGAAAAGCCTGAACCGATCACCGAAGGCGGTGTTGGTTCGGCAGGGGGCAAGTTATTCGTTGAGTACTCGAAGGACGTAACCTCACGCGTATATGTATACGATCTGAAAGGAAAACTGGAAAACGAGATTCAGTTGCCCGGCGTCGGAACAGCAGGTGGTTTCGGCGGTCAACGCGATGATAAATTTGTCTTTTTTACGTTTTCGTCCTTTACGTTCCCGCCAACGATTTACCGCTACGACCTAGCTACCAAAAAAGCGACCGTGTTCCGCAACCCGGAAGTCGATTTCAAGCCCACGGACTACGAAACAAAGCAGGTATTCTACTCCAGCAAGGACGGTACTAAAGTGCCGATGTTCATCACGTACCGGAAAGGGTTGCAACTAGACGGGAACAATCCGACGTTGCTGTACGGCTACGGTGGGTTTAATGTTAGTTTACCGCCTTCCTTCAATCCGCTGTTGATTCCGTTCCTGGAGCAGGGTGGCGTTTATGCCCAAGCCAACCTGCGTGGGGGCAGCGAATACGGGGAGAAATGGCACGAGCAAGGCATGAAGCTTAAAAAGCAGAATGTTTTCGATGATTTTATTACGGCCGGTGAATACCTAATTGCCCAAAAATACACGTCCTCGCAAAAACTGGCCATTCGGGGCGGCTCCAACGGTGGTTTGTTGGTGGGGGCCGTGATGAACCAGCGCCCGGATTTGTTTCGGGTAGCTATTCCGCAGGTGGGCGTGATGGACATGCTTCGGTTTCATAAGTTCACCATCGGCTGGAACTGGATTGCTGATTATGGCAGCAGCGATAATGCGGAAGAATTTAAGGCGCTTTATGCGTATTCGCCCATTCACAACATCAAGCCCGGCTTGAATTATCCGGCAACGCTGATCACGACGGCTGACCACGACGACCGGGTGGTGCCCGCGCATTCGTTTAAATACGCCGCTACGTTGCAGGCTGCCTACCAAGGCCCAAACCCGGCCCTGATTCGGATTGAAACGAACTCGGGACACGGCGCGAGCAATACGAAAAAGAACATTGAAACGATGGCCGACATCTATGCTTTTACGCTCTGGAACATGGGTGTGAAAAGCCTGCGGGAAGTCGCCAGTAAATAAACGTTAGCTACTAAAAACAAAAACGCTCCGGCAGACTGTCGGAGCGTTTTGCATTGGTACAAAAAAGCATCTATTGGTTACTGACCCAGCTTGAACGTTAAGCCTACTTTCAGGATTGAAATCGAAGAACCGAGTTCTGCAAAGCCACCAAGATTGTCGGAGAAGAAATAACGCCCCCCAATGTGGACAGGAACAGTAACGAATGAAGAATTATAAAAGCTTGAGTACGGACCTGTGTATTTGAAAAAAGTAACACCTAATCCAGCGTACAAGTCGGCCTTATCGGTCGTCAAGTTTAGTAGATCATTAAAGTGATAGGAGCCACGAGCACCAATATCAAATCCACCAAACCCGTCACCGAAGCTTCTGAAACCACCAGCAGCACCTACTGTTATATCTTTGACAACGCCAATGTCGATAGCGCCATTGAAGCCTACGCCTGCACTGTAAAAATAATTGCCGCCGACACCGACACCAACATTAATAAACTTAGTCCCTTTATCGACAGCTAACTGGGCAAAAGATTGAACACTGGTAAGCAGTAAAACTGCTACAAATAATGATGCGAGAGCCTTTTTCATCTTTGTGTGGATTGATTAGTTGTTGTTAACGATGCAAAGTTAATTGGATTTTTTGTGGTAGCGCAAGCGTAGTTTTACTCGAAAACGGATGGCTGCCGGAAAATAGGTATTTTCCCGTATTATCTTAGGATGAAGTGTACATTTCAGGTATAAACGGTAACACTAATTTATCTGGCGGTCAGCGAAAGTTAGAAAGCAGGACCTTTCCCTTATTTTGTCGGACGATTATAACTATAGTTTAGGTAAAGTAAGTTGAAGCATTAAACAGATCACAGAGCGTTTAAGTTATTCTAAGATCGATTAAAATAATGAAAGTGTAATATATGGGACAGCAAAGTGACGATTTACATGGTAGTGCACCGGATGCCTGCCCGGTGGCTTTGTTGATTATTGATATGATCAATGACCTGGAATTTCCAGAAGGGCCTGAATTCTTAGATCCAACCCTGGATGCAGCCCGAAAAATTGCTGTGCTTAAAGAGCGGGCAAAAGCGCTGAAAATCCCGGTTATTTACGTAAATGATAATTTTGGCCGCTGGCGTTCAGACTTTAAAGAAGTCATCAAACAATCGTTTCGGGACGAGGCGCGTGGACAGGTTTTATCAAAATACATCCATCTTGAAAAAGACGATTATTTCATGATAAAGCCTAAACATTCGGCTTTCTACGAGACAACCCTCGATACCTTGCTAAAGTATCTGAAGGTAGAGCGGTTAATTCTGACGGGGATTAGCGCAGATGTTTGTGTGCTCTTCTCAGCCAATGATGCCTATATGCGCGACTTTGGTCTTTATGTTCCGGCTGATTGTGTAGCTGCCGGGACGACAGCCCATACGCAAGCGTCGCTGGATTACATGGAGCGGGTACTGGGTGCCGATGTAACCCCATCGGAGCAACTGGACCTTCAGGAATTGACGGTCCAGACGGCCCCAGCAGCCACGTAGCAAACCAACTTAAAATTGGAAATAGATAAACTGGTTTGAGGTAAAGACGCCAAATAAATAGCACAGAAAGCACAGCAGCGGGAATACCACAAAAAAGGCCAGGTTGCTGCGCGTTGGAATCGTAAAGTAGAACTTTTCTTTCCAGAACAAGGCCGCTACCAGCAGAAGACAGAACCAGAGTTCAGTCGTGTTTAGCGGCGAGCTTAGCGGACCTTCGAAAGGGGAAAACACAATTTTACTGATGATTTCCAATGCGTTGCCAACTGGCGCAAACCGGTTTCGGAAAAATACCCACGTCAGCATCACCAGGATAAACGTTAGCGAAAGCTGGAAAAATTGATACGCTTTGTTTTCTTCCGGAAACTTGATGCCCCATTGGCTCAGAGCCTTGTCACGCCAGCCTGCCATTAACTGGTAAGCGCCGTGCAAGCCGCCCCAGACAATATAATTCCAGCTCGCGCCGTGCCACAAGCCGCTGACTAAAAAGACGATAAATACATTCAGGTAGCGTCGGCTCTGGCTGACGCGGTTTCCCCCTAAAGGAATATATAAATAATCCCGGAACCAGGTGGAAAGTGAAATGTGCCAGCGCCGCCAGAATTCAGCGATGGAACGGGAAAAGTAAGGCGTTCTGAAATTCTCCATGAGCGTAAAACCCATGGTTCGGGCAGAGCCGATGGCAATGTCGGAGTAGCCCGAAAAGTCGCAATAAATCTGAATGGTGAAAGCCAGGGTGGCTACCAGCAGTGTCAGACCATTGTGTTCGCTGGAGTTATTGTAAGCATGATCGACGATCAGGCCCAGCCGGTCGCCAATGACTACTTTCTTGAAAAAGCCAAACGCCATCTGCATCAATCCAGCCTTGACATTTTCGAAATCGTATTTGAAATACGTGTGAAACTGGTGCAGTACGTTTTGTGGCCGTTCGATGGGTCCCGCTACCAATTGCGGGTAAAACATGACATACAGCGCATAAATCCCGAAATGGGACTCTGCTTTCTGATTACCCCGGTAAACTTCAATCGTGTAGCTCATGGCCTGGAACGTATGAAACGACAGGCCAATCGGTAGAAAGGCTTCGACAAGGGCAAATGACGTAGCGGGTTGCTGGCCAAACAGCAGCAGAACTTTGTTCAGAATTTGCAGACCCGCGCTGTTGGTTCGCTGGGCAGCCGCATCCAGACCTAGCTGATCAAGAAAAGTAACAGCAATGTCGGTAAAGAACCCGAAATATTTAAAAAAAGCCAGAATCCCGATGTTAGAAATCAGGCTGATAATCAGCAACCACTTGCGGTTGGAGCCCTGCGTTCGCTCAATCCACAGGCCAGCGTAGTAGTCAATGACAATGGTCAGGAAAAGAATGAGGATGTAGGCTGGCTTGAAAACGAGGTAAAAATAGCAACTCGCTAACAAAAGTAGCACCCAGCGTCCTTTCCACGACAGACTGTAATACGCTAGCGTAACAACCAGGAAGAAAAGCAGGAACTGTAATGAATTAAACAGCATTTTTCTGCTCGTCCGGTATCAAAAAATTTCTATCTAACTGGCGTTCCTGCTCGCAAATCACCTCTCGAACGACATACAAAGGCCGCCCTTTTGTCTGGAAGAAAATACGCAGCACGTATTCACCAATCAATCCCAAGGCAATTAGTTGAACCCCGCTGAAGAGGATCAGCAGAAAAATCATAGCCGTGAAGCCTTCGGGGACATCGTTAAAGACATATTTTTTAATCAATGTCTGGATGAAGTAAATGACCGCAATACCAATAGAAGCCACCCCAAGTTGCGTAACAAATTTGATCGGAAATTCACTGAAGTTGAAAATCCCGTTGTATGCCAACTTACGCAGCATTTTGAACGTGTATTTTGCCTCTCCGGCTGCGCGGGCATCGCGTTCGTACTCAACACCGACCTGCTTGAAACCAATCCAGGTCCGCATTCCCCGAATAAATCGGCTTTCTTCCGGCATTTTATTCAGTACATCAGCGACGCGGCGGCTAATTAGGGAAAAATCACCGCTATCAAGGGGAATATCGACGTAGGAAATAGACTTCATGAAGCGGTAGAACAGAAAATAAGCAGTTTTCTTCAAAAAGCCTTCTTTCCGTTTTTTGCGAACGGCATAGACTACATCATAGCCTTGTTTGTACTTTTCGTAGAACTGTGGTAGAAGCTCCGGGGGGTCCTGCAAGTCTCCGTCAATAACAAATAAGGCTTCCGTGCCCCGGGCCGTGGCCATGCCAGCCGTCAGGGCAATCTGGTGACCGTAATTACGCGAGAGGAAGATACAGTGGTAACGCGCATCGGTCAGGGCAACCTGCTGCATGAGCTGTGCCGTGTTATCTCGGCTGCCGTCGTCGATCAAAACTACCTCAATTGAAAGCGGTGACGTGTCCATTAGGGCATTTAAACGAGCAACCAGAAGCGGAAACGTTTCACGCTCGTTATAGAGGGGCGCTACGATGGAAATCTGTGGTGCAGACAAAGTTAGTCGATGGTTGGTCTTATACTGAGCTCAAAATTACACCTTTTCGCTAACGCCTCCATACCAAATTGGGTTTTATTAGGAAACGTATACTTTATGGCGCTGATACTCACTGGTTCAATTGGACATTTTTAGTACTTACGCGCAACTTCCAGTTGCTATAAATAACCTCTCGCTGGGGCTCCCGGACAACCAGCGTGCCAACGCGGTAGGTTCCTGGCCGAAGCGATTTTAACAGAATGGGCGTTGATTCATAGCCCGGCGCAAAATAGCGACCCTGGGTCAGGAAAAGGCGAATCCCATTGCGGTTTTGCAGCGTAGGAAAAAGATAAGTTAATGAATCTGAGTGCAGAACGGTATAAGCACCGTCATCGAGACCGGAACCGCGCTCAAAACGCTCATCCAGAATAGTTAAATAATTGGAATCAGGTGAAATCTGGGCAATCAGGCTCTGCCGAGCAGCTGTGTCCTGTTTGGCCAATGCGGCTAAACCGGTGTAAATTCCTTCCGGAAAACGGTACGTTTTGGCTTCCAGTGCCATCAGAACGAACTTATCAACCGCCTCGCGGAATGACAAATAAATAGGAGACGAAGGTAAAGTCCGGGTATATTGCCAGGAGTAGGCATCGACCAGCAGAGTCCGCCGGAAATTAACCATGTGTTCGAAATACTGAAAATACCCCGACGTGAAAAAAAGAAGCCCAATACCAACAAAAACGCCAGCTACGTATCGACGCAACCGTTGGGGCACCCCCGCCAGCACCAGACCATACAAAACAAGCAAAGTTAGACTGGATATAAGTTTGTAGCGGCTGATGTAAATATCCTCGATGCCGTCGCCCGCCCGCGCTGTTGCGTAGGCCAGCATCGTAAGAAGCAGAATCAAAGCGCCTCCGGTCAGGAACAAAACCGGCTGCGGGAACCGACGAACGCGCTCGGCCGGAATGAGCAAGGCCATGGGCCAGCGAATAATTTTGTACTGACTTAAAAGGCCCAACAGCCAATAAGCTGCTCCCAGAAAAAGAGGAACGCCCACCACCGTTGTGACCAGCAAGCGTAGTTTCAGCGAGAATTTGAAGCCAGGATCGGCAGGCATTCCCAGAAAAGCGAAAAACTCCTGGATGACCACGCCCGGAAGTTGAATCAGGTTGTCGGTTAGTTTGGGGCGGTAAGCCGGAATTTCCAGGCGGTAATAGTATAGCCCAAGGAACGGCAGTATGCTGACTACCCAGATGATAAGTGCCCGATAGCGTTGCTGATAAAGCAAAATCAAAATGCCTATTGCCCAGGCAAAAGAGCCGTTGCTGTCGGTGCCGATGGCTATAATTCCCGTAATGATTGCCGCAATGAATGCCCAGCGCTGCGGTTTTGCGACCAGATAAAGCGTACAAAAAATTAGAAAATAGACACTGAGGTGCTGCGTTGGCAGCATGCTCCACAGCACCGCTTCGTAATAACGCGGTTGAAACAGAATCAGGGAAACCGGAACGACAGCCCACCACGCCATTCCTAACCGCCTAATGGTTTTAGCAAACAGCAACCACAAACCCGGTAGCGCCAGACAGCCCACAAAAATCTGGATCCGGTGGTCGTGAATCCCGTTAACCAGATAAATCAGGTACGCGATAAGGCGGGCAACAATGATGCGGCGTTCATCGTCCTGCACGTACAGAATATGCAGACTTTTCCAGAATCCGGGCCCTTTCGACAGCTCGGCTACCGGTCCCATAATCGCGTCAAAATCATCCTGATACGGCATGTTCACGGCGTAGCGAACCGTCCACCACGCAAAAAGCAGAATGGGAGCGAGCAAGATTGGCCAGATGAGCGCAGGGTGTTGGATGAGGCGGTAGCGATTTTTCATGGACGGTGGTTATGGAATGGTAATTTGCTGAGATGAATAAACAATGCCCGACGGATCGGGAGCAATGTATAACCCAACTTGGTAGGTACCCGGATACAGCGCTGACTTCAGCACCTCGGCAGCTAGACCGCTGGCAGGGCCATTCAGGTAGAAAGGCCGCGGACGAAACTGAGTGATAATCGGAAAAAGATACGTA of Tellurirhabdus bombi contains these proteins:
- a CDS encoding MarR family winged helix-turn-helix transcriptional regulator, yielding MKKEKTVDFHIKWAWHSISRMYNAYAARFGITMSIGYVLLNIDLEQGTPATKIGPLLGMEPRSLVRMLKNLEERGLIRREVDGSDKRFVRILLTEEGKKKREMAREGVLLFNQVVREQIPLDKLVIFFEVMKDINRLVDEENAKLKANESETEELTLE
- a CDS encoding ligand-binding sensor domain-containing protein — encoded protein: MKLCWRSIGLALLAIYLLTGPLISAFAQPRSSQAFRIDHIGVDNGLTQGSVYHMLHDSRGFLWLGTQDGLNRFDGHRFQHYRPAHNDTTSITGINIFGIVEDGGGNLWLGTENGLNRYDRASNRFSHLHVYDKNGKAIKENALPFYADARELLYLSELDGLVSYDLKTKKKQILHPDLKPPHEYDQPNSTIRTPSGMVWLHAPKGIVCYNQHTRKVHRYFSDYPSNEFGIPQTIFSFYPEPLLDVVWLGTTDGLLRFEPSTKKLQNIAPPGQKPLGTIYSIEEDQQGRLWIGTQRTGIWLYDKSSGAFTQLTDFTNIPKHLTDYEISKVYVDKAGMVWANTDPDGLARILPEHYRFDGIYNRQQTQRNQTQAVLSSNVIRSFLETSSKEIWIATERGIDVLDRVNNQITKRYLTQIQGGNLPSRNLIKSLHKDPTGRIWVGTVGGVFAFNPNTEQFDKIWLPDKHDSQVMENFVRGLVTVDANTLMAATEDGMFQLNIPERKLTQVAALKEKNIFSLYRDSKGRLWVGTYLSGFFCFEKPPLEGTTQRALKGLEGFSILHFYEDKIRQILWMATDKGLAGLNLKTGKIQLFGEQNGLANEFIYAVIPDHTQKLWVSTNRGLARFDPQTLAFKNFDLSDGLQGYEFNGNAYCRTTDGELFFGGVNGFNRFYPEHFRNSPYLPSVYVYKLLVNEEPYRLDQYVGEASQIELPYNRNTIALEYAALDFYSSGNNNYQYKLEPYDKNWVKAGSDTYVRYANLPPGTYTFQVRAANKDGQWSKKTHQLHITIKPPFWQTIWFISLVSFFLGAIGYVWLRRRENRIRWQQQQKVRLAVELQEQIKKNLSRDLHDEIGTRLATLKLYISRIATDSPTNPHRSGSLGDQARQLISEIITDVRSLLRELSPRTLEQYGYEAAVEELLSRIDESTLKIRFSADSLPARLDSETELMLYRITQELLNNTLKHANAQQVRILLQLRGGILHLLYEDDGDGFDYEKARRGLGIGNIESRVALIGGHIEWQTSSKGGTRAVVELAYRPHDRLNALKRLERSLRQLTS
- a CDS encoding prolyl oligopeptidase family serine peptidase, giving the protein MLKPTLIGLSLMLTASLAQAQLKYPQTRQVDQTDDYHGTKITDPYRWLEDDRSAETGAWVKAQNEVTFGYLEQIPYRRQLQERLEKVYNYPKYSAPSRKGEWFYFYKNDGLQNQSVLYRQKGLNGAPEVVIDPNKLSADGTTRLTVFSLSKDGRHSIVGFSKSGSDWQEYQVMDMATKAYLSDKIEWVKVSGAAWQGDGFYYSRYPKPEGSALAAKNENHQVYFHKMNTPQSADRLVFEDKANPQRFNVAYTSEDERFVFLSVSDRGKGLDGNALFMLDAKAGQKDFTPVVAEITNFSYSVVDNDGDQLIVSTNEKAPNSKVLSYDPKQKKFSVLIPEKPEPITEGGVGSAGGKLFVEYSKDVTSRVYVYDLKGKLENEIQLPGVGTAGGFGGQRDDKFVFFTFSSFTFPPTIYRYDLATKKATVFRNPEVDFKPTDYETKQVFYSSKDGTKVPMFITYRKGLQLDGNNPTLLYGYGGFNVSLPPSFNPLLIPFLEQGGVYAQANLRGGSEYGEKWHEQGMKLKKQNVFDDFITAGEYLIAQKYTSSQKLAIRGGSNGGLLVGAVMNQRPDLFRVAIPQVGVMDMLRFHKFTIGWNWIADYGSSDNAEEFKALYAYSPIHNIKPGLNYPATLITTADHDDRVVPAHSFKYAATLQAAYQGPNPALIRIETNSGHGASNTKKNIETMADIYAFTLWNMGVKSLREVASK
- a CDS encoding cysteine hydrolase family protein, which gives rise to MGQQSDDLHGSAPDACPVALLIIDMINDLEFPEGPEFLDPTLDAARKIAVLKERAKALKIPVIYVNDNFGRWRSDFKEVIKQSFRDEARGQVLSKYIHLEKDDYFMIKPKHSAFYETTLDTLLKYLKVERLILTGISADVCVLFSANDAYMRDFGLYVPADCVAAGTTAHTQASLDYMERVLGADVTPSEQLDLQELTVQTAPAAT
- a CDS encoding MBOAT family O-acyltransferase, with amino-acid sequence MLFNSLQFLLFFLVVTLAYYSLSWKGRWVLLLLASCYFYLVFKPAYILILFLTIVIDYYAGLWIERTQGSNRKWLLIISLISNIGILAFFKYFGFFTDIAVTFLDQLGLDAAAQRTNSAGLQILNKVLLLFGQQPATSFALVEAFLPIGLSFHTFQAMSYTIEVYRGNQKAESHFGIYALYVMFYPQLVAGPIERPQNVLHQFHTYFKYDFENVKAGLMQMAFGFFKKVVIGDRLGLIVDHAYNNSSEHNGLTLLVATLAFTIQIYCDFSGYSDIAIGSARTMGFTLMENFRTPYFSRSIAEFWRRWHISLSTWFRDYLYIPLGGNRVSQSRRYLNVFIVFLVSGLWHGASWNYIVWGGLHGAYQLMAGWRDKALSQWGIKFPEENKAYQFFQLSLTFILVMLTWVFFRNRFAPVGNALEIISKIVFSPFEGPLSSPLNTTELWFCLLLVAALFWKEKFYFTIPTRSNLAFFVVFPLLCFLCYLFGVFTSNQFIYFQF
- a CDS encoding glycosyltransferase family 2 protein → MSAPQISIVAPLYNERETFPLLVARLNALMDTSPLSIEVVLIDDGSRDNTAQLMQQVALTDARYHCIFLSRNYGHQIALTAGMATARGTEALFVIDGDLQDPPELLPQFYEKYKQGYDVVYAVRKKRKEGFLKKTAYFLFYRFMKSISYVDIPLDSGDFSLISRRVADVLNKMPEESRFIRGMRTWIGFKQVGVEYERDARAAGEAKYTFKMLRKLAYNGIFNFSEFPIKFVTQLGVASIGIAVIYFIQTLIKKYVFNDVPEGFTAMIFLLILFSGVQLIALGLIGEYVLRIFFQTKGRPLYVVREVICEQERQLDRNFLIPDEQKNAV